One genomic segment of Clostridium estertheticum subsp. estertheticum includes these proteins:
- a CDS encoding NAD(P)/FAD-dependent oxidoreductase, which produces MKHTLIIVGGGASGLTAALIAKDSGIDVAIIEGSDRIGKKILTTGNGRCNISNDNINNDRYHSDNPGFFADTLNSFSAADTIDFFASLGIPLVTVDGGKMFPMSMQASSVLDILRFSLDEKNIPVYTNTKAKEITKTKKGFKIYCSDNSIYECDRLILAAGGKCAPKTGSDGSGYTLARQLGHDVLPQVPALVQLKLNYSRLKALSGVKFDGYGEIFINGLCIQKEFGEILFTDYGISGPPILQLSRTAAYGLSKSNKVSLKIDMLPNISREDLPKFLNKHWSLFESRDLCDSFIGIIHKKLIPIILKEAKIEDMHKACCKLALIEKEAIYDLLKHWQFEVSGTNSFSNAQVTAGGINTKEINPQTLESNIIKGLFFAGEILDVDGDCGGFNLQWAWSSGAVAGRNASK; this is translated from the coding sequence TTGAAACATACTCTTATAATAGTTGGCGGAGGCGCTTCCGGTCTAACAGCTGCTCTTATAGCTAAAGATTCTGGTATAGATGTAGCGATAATCGAAGGAAGCGATAGAATTGGCAAAAAAATATTAACTACTGGTAATGGTAGATGTAATATTAGTAATGACAATATAAATAATGATAGATACCACAGTGATAATCCTGGTTTCTTTGCAGATACTCTAAATTCTTTTTCTGCAGCAGATACTATAGATTTTTTCGCTTCTTTGGGCATACCTTTGGTAACCGTAGATGGAGGTAAAATGTTCCCTATGTCTATGCAGGCCTCCTCAGTTCTTGATATATTAAGATTTTCCCTAGACGAAAAAAACATACCGGTCTATACAAATACTAAAGCTAAGGAAATCACTAAAACTAAGAAGGGTTTTAAAATTTATTGCTCAGATAATAGTATATATGAATGTGACAGGTTGATTCTTGCTGCTGGTGGCAAATGTGCCCCTAAAACAGGTTCTGACGGCTCTGGATATACATTAGCAAGGCAATTAGGCCACGATGTACTTCCTCAAGTACCTGCCCTCGTACAGCTTAAATTAAACTATAGCAGGTTAAAAGCTTTATCTGGAGTGAAATTTGATGGCTATGGAGAAATATTTATAAATGGTTTATGTATTCAAAAGGAATTTGGAGAAATACTCTTTACGGACTATGGCATTTCTGGCCCTCCAATACTTCAACTTAGCAGGACTGCAGCTTATGGCTTATCTAAAAGTAATAAAGTTTCTTTAAAAATTGACATGTTACCAAATATTAGCCGTGAAGATCTACCAAAATTTTTAAACAAACATTGGTCATTATTTGAAAGTCGCGACCTTTGTGATTCATTTATTGGCATAATTCACAAGAAACTTATTCCAATAATTTTAAAAGAAGCCAAAATAGAAGATATGCATAAAGCTTGCTGCAAATTAGCGCTAATAGAAAAAGAAGCCATTTATGATTTGCTTAAACATTGGCAATTTGAAGTATCAGGCACTAATTCTTTTTCAAATGCTCAAGTTACTGCAGGAGGTATTAATACAAAAGAAATTAACCCTCAAACTCTAGAATCTAATATTATAAAGGGCCTGTTTTTTGCAGGTGAAATATTAGATGTTGATGGAGATTGTGGTGGTTTTAACCTTCAATGGGCATGGAGTTCTGGTGCTGTTGCAGGAAGAAATGCTTCCAAATAG
- a CDS encoding acyl-[acyl-carrier-protein] thioesterase codes for MVSKIPVVTSREYNIHYYEVDIQKRVLITSIMNYLGDMAMYQSETLGVGIDYLKENKMAWVLYKWDITIKSYPLLNETIKVETFAHSFKKFYADRKYDIFDGKGNIIGHADSIWILINTDTRRPIRVTKELYEVYGIEDSPNALKNIENILSINEVDNEKSFQVRYSDIDTNMHVNNVKYAAWAIETIPEDIILNKELKNIKVTYIKETKYGEIIKVSTQVIKEVDKTICRHRIVNEEGVELTLLESIWV; via the coding sequence ATGGTGAGTAAAATTCCAGTGGTTACAAGCAGGGAGTATAACATTCATTATTATGAAGTAGATATACAAAAAAGAGTTCTGATTACAAGTATAATGAATTATCTAGGAGATATGGCAATGTATCAAAGTGAAACTTTAGGAGTAGGAATAGACTACCTTAAAGAGAATAAAATGGCTTGGGTCTTATATAAGTGGGATATAACAATTAAGTCTTACCCACTTCTTAACGAGACTATAAAGGTGGAGACATTTGCACATTCTTTTAAAAAGTTTTATGCAGATAGAAAATATGATATCTTTGATGGTAAAGGAAATATAATAGGTCATGCTGATTCAATTTGGATTTTAATAAACACAGATACAAGAAGACCGATAAGGGTTACAAAAGAATTATATGAAGTTTATGGTATAGAGGATAGTCCCAATGCATTAAAAAACATTGAGAATATATTATCAATAAATGAAGTGGATAATGAGAAAAGTTTTCAGGTAAGATACAGTGATATTGATACAAATATGCACGTAAATAACGTTAAATATGCAGCCTGGGCAATAGAGACAATACCTGAAGACATAATATTAAACAAAGAACTTAAAAATATTAAGGTGACTTACATAAAGGAAACAAAATACGGTGAAATCATAAAAGTAAGCACGCAGGTTATAAAAGAAGTTGATAAAACAATATGTAGACACAGAATAGTAAATGAAGAGGGTGTTGAGCTTACTCTTTTGGAAAGTATCTGGGTATAG
- a CDS encoding ECF transporter S component codes for MINNNSIKIKKIKTRELTTIGMLSAVCVVLGLTGYGFIPLPGFKATIMHIPVIIGSIIGGPIVGMTIGLIFGVFSVIQNITAPNILSFAFINPLVSVLPRVLIGLTSYYVYKLSFGKNENLRIGLATVIGSLTNTFGVLTMVYILYAAKFAVSKGIDPSIAAKTIYSLAIINGVPEAIIATIITIPVILAIKKIRKN; via the coding sequence ATGATTAATAATAACTCTATTAAAATCAAAAAAATAAAAACACGTGAACTTACAACCATTGGTATGCTATCAGCAGTTTGTGTAGTACTTGGGTTAACTGGATATGGTTTTATTCCACTTCCTGGTTTCAAAGCTACTATAATGCATATTCCGGTTATTATAGGTTCAATAATAGGTGGCCCTATTGTTGGAATGACCATTGGTTTAATATTTGGTGTTTTCAGTGTTATACAAAACATAACTGCTCCCAATATACTATCTTTTGCTTTTATAAATCCTTTAGTATCTGTATTACCAAGGGTTCTTATTGGTCTTACTTCGTACTATGTTTATAAACTAAGCTTTGGTAAAAATGAAAACCTAAGAATTGGACTTGCTACCGTAATCGGTTCTTTAACTAACACATTTGGGGTTTTAACTATGGTATACATTTTATACGCAGCTAAATTTGCCGTTTCTAAGGGCATAGACCCTTCCATTGCTGCAAAAACTATTTATAGCCTTGCTATAATAAATGGTGTTCCAGAAGCCATCATAGCTACTATAATTACCATTCCTGTTATATTGGCCATTAAAAAAATAAGAAAAAATTAA
- a CDS encoding DUF1858 domain-containing protein, which produces MKITKDMTIGEVVRQKPESVQVLMNFGMGCVGCPSAQAETLEEASMVHGLNLEELMTAINA; this is translated from the coding sequence ATGAAAATAACTAAGGATATGACAATAGGCGAAGTTGTAAGACAAAAACCAGAATCAGTTCAAGTATTAATGAACTTTGGAATGGGTTGTGTTGGATGCCCTTCAGCACAAGCTGAAACATTAGAAGAAGCATCAATGGTTCATGGTCTTAATTTAGAAGAATTAATGACTGCAATAAACGCATAA
- a CDS encoding adenylosuccinate synthase, which translates to MSAFIVLGAQWGDEGKGKMTDYLAEGADVVVRFQGGNNAGHTVVVGDKEYKLHLIPSGILYKNKLNVIGNGVVVDPEALFKEIDYLQGLGENITPERLMISDRSQVIMPYHKELDNLYEIARGKNDIGTTKKGIGPCYTDKFERSGIRVCDLMKKDVLKEKLKTNLTIKNDIITKVLGGKALDFDTIYTQYLEYADRMRPFVKDISVKVYDSIKAGKNVLFEGAQGTLLDIDYGSYPFVTSSNTIAGGVCVGAGIGPTMITSVVGVAKAYTTRVGKGPFPTELEDETGEWIREKGFEFGVTTGRARRCGWLDLVILKSAARVSGITSFAVTKIDTLAGLKKIKICVGYKFEGSIIDYFPASLEDLAMCVPIYEEFDGWDLSIADARSYEELPENAKIYLKRIEEFTGVKVSIVSVGPKRDQTMVLTEI; encoded by the coding sequence ATGTCAGCATTTATTGTTTTAGGGGCCCAGTGGGGTGATGAAGGTAAAGGTAAGATGACAGATTATCTTGCTGAGGGAGCAGACGTTGTAGTCAGGTTCCAAGGTGGGAACAATGCAGGTCATACTGTTGTTGTAGGAGATAAGGAATACAAACTTCACTTAATACCATCAGGAATACTATACAAGAATAAATTGAATGTAATAGGTAATGGTGTTGTTGTAGATCCAGAAGCTTTATTTAAAGAAATTGATTATTTACAAGGTTTAGGTGAGAATATAACACCAGAAAGACTAATGATTAGTGATAGATCACAGGTTATAATGCCTTACCATAAAGAGTTAGACAATTTATATGAGATAGCCAGAGGTAAAAATGATATTGGAACTACCAAAAAAGGTATAGGCCCTTGTTATACTGATAAATTTGAACGAAGTGGAATTAGAGTTTGTGACTTAATGAAAAAAGATGTTCTAAAAGAAAAACTTAAAACTAATCTAACAATTAAAAATGATATAATAACAAAAGTTTTGGGTGGAAAAGCTTTAGATTTTGATACAATATATACACAGTATTTAGAGTATGCAGATAGGATGAGGCCTTTTGTCAAAGATATATCAGTTAAAGTTTATGATTCAATAAAAGCTGGAAAAAATGTTTTATTTGAAGGAGCACAAGGTACTTTACTTGATATAGATTATGGTTCATATCCTTTTGTAACTTCATCAAACACTATTGCAGGTGGAGTTTGTGTTGGAGCAGGAATAGGACCTACTATGATTACAAGTGTCGTAGGAGTAGCTAAGGCTTACACTACAAGAGTAGGAAAGGGACCATTCCCAACAGAACTTGAGGATGAAACAGGAGAATGGATCCGCGAAAAAGGGTTTGAATTTGGTGTAACAACAGGTAGAGCAAGAAGATGTGGATGGCTTGATCTTGTTATATTAAAATCTGCAGCAAGAGTTTCCGGAATCACTAGTTTTGCTGTAACCAAAATAGATACTTTAGCAGGACTTAAAAAAATCAAAATTTGCGTAGGATATAAATTTGAGGGTAGTATTATAGATTATTTCCCAGCAAGTCTTGAGGATTTAGCTATGTGCGTGCCAATATATGAAGAATTTGATGGTTGGGATTTAAGTATAGCAGATGCAAGAAGTTATGAAGAACTTCCTGAAAATGCAAAAATATACTTAAAGAGAATTGAAGAGTTTACGGGTGTTAAGGTTTCAATAGTTTCAGTAGGTCCTAAAAGAGATCAAACAATGGTATTAACTGAAATATAA
- a CDS encoding NAD(P)/FAD-dependent oxidoreductase: MKNFYDVIVVGAGPAGIFTALEIANKKPELNVLIVDKGRNIEKRKCPARINGKCVKCNPCGITYGWAGAGAFSDGKLSLSPEVGGRLLEYLSEDESKELIKYCDDIYMEFGANEKVYGLNSDKVEDVKYEASKHNIRLVECPVRHLGTELAYEVLKSMYHHLIDSTNTDFVELSEVEEIIIEDNKATGVLLKNKDGVFKVNAKYVVAAPGRGGAEWIANEAKKHGIKVTNNAVDIGVRVEVPNSVMDHLTKDLYEAKLVYYSDTFGNKVRTFCMNPGGVVSAEYYDDNTIAVVNGHSYSDQKLRTSNTNFAMLVSTSFTEPFNQPIGYGKYIAQLGNMLTGGGIMVQRLGDLLKGRRTDVNRLSKSTTVPTLKSAVPGDLSFVLPQRHLTSIVEALKAFDKIAPGLYSKNTLLYGVEVKFYSSKFSTNDKFETAINNLYTIGDGAGITRGLMQASATGVIVARDITTKED; the protein is encoded by the coding sequence ATGAAAAATTTTTACGATGTAATTGTTGTAGGAGCCGGTCCAGCGGGAATATTTACTGCACTGGAAATTGCTAATAAAAAACCTGAACTCAATGTACTTATAGTTGATAAAGGAAGAAATATAGAGAAAAGAAAATGTCCAGCGAGGATCAATGGCAAATGTGTCAAATGTAATCCCTGTGGAATAACATATGGATGGGCTGGAGCTGGAGCTTTTTCAGATGGTAAGCTTTCACTAAGTCCAGAGGTTGGTGGAAGACTTCTAGAATATTTGTCTGAAGATGAATCAAAAGAATTAATAAAATATTGTGATGATATATACATGGAGTTTGGAGCAAATGAAAAGGTCTATGGACTTAATAGTGATAAAGTAGAGGATGTTAAATATGAGGCAAGTAAACACAATATTCGTCTTGTTGAGTGCCCTGTAAGACATTTAGGAACAGAACTTGCGTATGAAGTCTTAAAATCTATGTATCATCATTTAATAGATAGTACAAATACAGACTTTGTCGAACTTAGTGAAGTGGAAGAGATAATAATTGAGGACAATAAAGCTACTGGAGTATTATTAAAGAATAAAGACGGTGTATTTAAGGTTAATGCAAAATATGTTGTAGCTGCTCCTGGCAGAGGTGGGGCTGAGTGGATTGCAAATGAAGCTAAAAAACATGGCATAAAGGTTACTAACAATGCCGTAGATATTGGGGTAAGAGTTGAGGTGCCTAATTCTGTTATGGATCATCTAACAAAGGACTTATATGAAGCAAAATTAGTTTATTATTCTGATACATTTGGTAATAAGGTTAGAACTTTCTGTATGAATCCAGGTGGAGTAGTGTCAGCGGAGTATTATGATGATAATACCATTGCAGTTGTAAATGGTCATAGTTACTCAGATCAAAAACTAAGAACAAGCAATACAAACTTTGCAATGCTTGTATCTACTAGTTTTACAGAGCCGTTTAATCAGCCTATTGGTTATGGCAAATATATAGCTCAGTTAGGTAATATGTTAACTGGTGGAGGAATAATGGTTCAAAGACTTGGGGATTTACTAAAGGGAAGAAGAACAGATGTTAATAGGTTAAGTAAGTCAACTACAGTACCTACACTAAAGTCAGCAGTACCGGGTGATTTAAGTTTTGTATTACCACAAAGACATCTAACGTCTATTGTAGAGGCATTAAAGGCTTTTGACAAAATAGCACCAGGATTATATAGCAAAAATACATTACTATATGGCGTGGAAGTTAAGTTCTATTCTAGTAAATTTAGTACAAATGATAAGTTTGAAACAGCGATTAATAATTTGTATACTATAGGGGATGGGGCAGGAATAACTAGAGGGTTAATGCAAGCATCTGCAACTGGAGTCATAGTAGCAAGAGATATAACTACAAAGGAAGATTAA
- a CDS encoding 3'-5' exoribonuclease YhaM family protein, whose product MEMKKISEIKKGDRIEGFFVIKSVDTKVSNNSNTNKYLDFNLGDASGDINAKLWECNDELENKFKQSILVKIKGTVNEWRGKLQLKIEAIRLTEEKDNVNICDYVAVAPYSPEKMYDDVLNYLSKIENIDIQNIVTNILTYNEEKLMHYPAAKSNHHAIRSGLLYHTTTMLKAGEKLSEIYTFLNTDLLYAGIILHDIGKIYEMNASELGIVSEYSVEGQLLGHIIQGVKMIETASIEVKADKEVTMLLEHMVLAHHYEAEYGSPKKPMIPEAEMLHHLDIMDARMYDMNKALGDTKEGKFSERIRSLDNISIYNSFLKK is encoded by the coding sequence ATGGAAATGAAGAAGATAAGCGAAATAAAAAAAGGGGATAGAATTGAAGGCTTTTTTGTTATAAAGTCTGTAGACACAAAGGTTTCCAATAATAGCAATACAAATAAATATTTGGATTTTAATTTAGGTGATGCCTCAGGTGATATAAATGCAAAACTTTGGGAGTGCAATGATGAATTAGAAAATAAGTTTAAACAAAGCATACTAGTTAAAATTAAGGGAACTGTAAATGAGTGGAGAGGAAAACTTCAATTAAAGATTGAAGCAATAAGATTAACTGAGGAAAAAGACAACGTAAATATTTGTGATTATGTGGCAGTAGCACCTTACTCACCGGAGAAAATGTATGATGATGTTTTAAACTACTTATCTAAAATTGAAAATATAGATATTCAGAATATAGTCACTAATATTTTAACTTATAATGAAGAGAAACTAATGCATTACCCGGCAGCTAAATCTAATCACCATGCTATAAGATCAGGCCTTTTATACCATACAACCACTATGCTTAAGGCAGGAGAAAAATTAAGCGAGATTTATACTTTTCTAAATACAGATTTGTTATATGCAGGTATAATACTTCATGATATTGGAAAAATATATGAGATGAATGCTAGTGAGCTTGGAATTGTAAGTGAGTATTCAGTGGAAGGACAACTTCTAGGACATATAATCCAAGGTGTTAAAATGATAGAAACAGCAAGTATTGAGGTTAAAGCGGATAAAGAAGTAACAATGTTGTTAGAACATATGGTACTGGCTCATCATTATGAAGCGGAATATGGAAGTCCTAAAAAACCAATGATACCTGAAGCAGAAATGTTACATCATTTAGACATAATGGATGCAAGAATGTATGATATGAATAAAGCCTTAGGAGATACAAAAGAAGGTAAATTTTCAGAAAGAATAAGGTCATTAGATAATATAAGTATTTATAATAGTTTTCTTAAGAAATAG
- a CDS encoding C40 family peptidase, translating to MKKIITFIAVLFIMASSHTVFADSGIINASSLCVRQKSSLSSSIITSLSRNTMVNTLGKEGNFYKINYKGKTGYICSSYVKITTINSTSSVNRSLLQSIGTGIVTAYSLNVRKEATMGDNIIEIIKKGLKVNIYGTQNSFYKIIYNGKVGYISKTYISLVNTQSSRAKDIDRLMAYVNTFLGMPYLWGGTTPAKFNIVGKYVSGGFDCSGLVQYVYKSIGINLPRTTMDQVNVGSSININSLQKGDLVFFRTNPAIPNQVSHVGIYVGNNKFIQSPKTGDVIKTSLLTGYYNNNFVIGKRLIK from the coding sequence ATGAAAAAAATAATAACTTTTATAGCAGTTTTATTTATTATGGCAAGTTCACATACTGTATTTGCTGATAGTGGAATAATAAATGCAAGTTCATTATGTGTAAGACAAAAATCTTCACTTTCATCTTCTATTATAACTTCGCTTTCGAGAAATACTATGGTGAATACACTTGGAAAAGAGGGGAACTTCTATAAAATAAATTATAAAGGTAAGACTGGATACATATGCAGTTCATATGTTAAAATAACCACAATAAATAGTACAAGCAGTGTAAATAGATCACTGTTACAATCTATAGGAACGGGTATTGTTACAGCATATAGTTTAAATGTGAGAAAAGAAGCTACTATGGGTGATAACATTATAGAAATTATAAAAAAAGGTCTTAAAGTAAATATATATGGAACACAAAATAGTTTTTATAAAATTATATACAATGGTAAAGTAGGGTACATATCTAAAACTTACATAAGTCTAGTTAATACACAATCATCTAGGGCTAAGGATATTGATAGGTTAATGGCGTACGTAAACACATTTTTAGGCATGCCATATTTATGGGGAGGCACAACACCGGCTAAATTTAATATTGTGGGTAAATATGTAAGTGGTGGATTTGATTGTTCAGGTCTTGTGCAGTATGTTTATAAAAGCATAGGTATAAATTTACCTAGAACAACTATGGACCAAGTAAATGTAGGTTCCTCAATTAATATAAATAGTCTTCAAAAGGGAGATTTGGTGTTTTTTAGGACGAATCCAGCAATACCTAATCAAGTATCTCATGTTGGTATATATGTTGGGAATAATAAGTTTATACAATCACCAAAGACAGGTGATGTTATTAAAACATCTTTATTAACTGGATACTACAATAATAATTTTGTAATAGGAAAAAGACTAATAAAATAA
- a CDS encoding TM2 domain-containing protein produces the protein MFCHNCNSQNDDGSNFCKVCGINLLIQTNMTQDRNISSKNWLLTLLLCIFFGAVGIHRFYVGKIGTGILMILTFGGFGIWVLVDLILIVTNAFTDANGLELNKNLYRY, from the coding sequence ATGTTCTGTCATAATTGTAATTCTCAAAATGATGATGGATCTAATTTTTGTAAGGTTTGTGGCATTAATTTATTGATTCAAACTAATATGACGCAAGATCGAAATATTAGTTCCAAAAACTGGTTACTCACTTTGTTGCTGTGTATTTTCTTTGGTGCAGTAGGTATCCATAGGTTTTATGTAGGGAAAATAGGTACAGGGATTTTAATGATTTTAACTTTTGGTGGTTTTGGAATATGGGTGTTAGTTGATTTAATTTTGATTGTTACCAATGCATTTACTGATGCAAATGGATTAGAACTTAACAAAAATTTGTATCGTTATTAA
- a CDS encoding ParM/StbA family protein, which produces MNLTEISKKYPALNKVLASVLTVDIGNTFTKTSTNVTFASRVSAVTKHGSRATGISNIIWNGKLFTVGNKEGKLNMEANKYMSDHYKLNLLNAIALSFKGETKIRVRLAVGLPAEYYIDHSIPLKNEIKKMEKQTITINNVTYDIEILDVQVFKQGGTLSAETMETFSYPMLLLDFGGGTLDVSHWKYEKDEFGNKVLGMTKASSFAQHGFEPTIEALLTKFNSAEGSDGNYDISDAIEFLEDNELPFGEENVLQDIKDLVLRPYVEKAISSINSSFKPNTCKDIRIIGGPAILLLQYLQTEFIKTEPKLIENKNPQCANAILFAERYKELLVLEYLDGNKEVAATNVERK; this is translated from the coding sequence ATGAACTTAACAGAAATATCAAAAAAATATCCCGCATTAAATAAAGTGTTGGCGTCAGTATTAACTGTAGATATAGGAAATACATTTACAAAAACAAGTACTAATGTAACTTTTGCAAGTCGTGTATCTGCTGTAACTAAACATGGCTCGAGGGCTACTGGAATAAGTAACATTATTTGGAATGGAAAGTTGTTTACAGTAGGCAACAAGGAAGGTAAACTAAATATGGAAGCTAATAAATATATGTCAGACCATTATAAGTTAAACCTACTTAATGCTATTGCACTAAGCTTTAAGGGTGAAACTAAGATAAGAGTAAGACTTGCTGTGGGACTACCCGCAGAATATTATATAGACCATAGTATTCCACTAAAAAATGAAATCAAGAAGATGGAGAAGCAAACTATAACTATAAATAATGTAACATATGATATAGAGATTTTAGATGTACAAGTATTTAAACAAGGGGGAACGTTAAGTGCTGAAACTATGGAAACATTTAGTTATCCAATGCTGCTTCTTGATTTTGGTGGTGGGACTTTAGATGTGTCTCATTGGAAATATGAAAAAGATGAATTTGGTAATAAAGTGCTTGGAATGACTAAGGCTAGTAGTTTTGCTCAACATGGTTTTGAACCAACAATAGAAGCTCTTCTTACTAAATTTAACTCAGCTGAGGGATCTGATGGTAATTATGATATATCAGATGCTATTGAATTTTTAGAGGATAATGAACTACCTTTTGGAGAGGAAAATGTATTGCAAGATATTAAAGATCTAGTGTTAAGACCGTATGTAGAGAAAGCAATCAGTTCAATTAATAGCTCTTTTAAACCGAATACTTGTAAAGATATAAGGATAATAGGTGGGCCTGCTATTCTATTACTACAATATTTACAAACTGAGTTCATAAAAACTGAGCCAAAATTAATTGAAAATAAGAATCCTCAATGTGCAAATGCTATACTATTCGCTGAAAGATATAAAGAGCTTTTAGTATTAGAATATTTGGATGGAAATAAAGAAGTTGCTGCAACCAATGTTGAGAGGAAATAA